The following coding sequences lie in one Polynucleobacter asymbioticus genomic window:
- a CDS encoding alpha/beta hydrolase — translation MSTLPCIEIETAPNPSASVIWLHGLGADGNDFVPIIPQLNLSKCPTIRFVFPSAPSIPVTVNGGYVMPAWYDITERAINAREDLAGIHKSALAISELIEREASRGIAYEKIVLAGFSQGCAMSLQVGLRFPHQLAGIMALSGYLPLANSLALERSEANSKTPILMAHGVWDAVITPERAEASAETLEKLGYQVDWNTYPMEHSLHPDELVDISRFLTMVLSKP, via the coding sequence ATGAGCACATTGCCCTGCATTGAAATTGAAACCGCCCCCAACCCGAGCGCCTCTGTAATTTGGCTTCATGGACTCGGTGCTGATGGTAATGACTTTGTTCCCATCATTCCGCAACTCAATCTCTCTAAATGCCCTACCATTCGGTTTGTTTTTCCAAGTGCACCCTCTATACCTGTCACAGTTAATGGTGGCTATGTCATGCCAGCCTGGTATGACATTACTGAGAGGGCGATCAATGCCCGCGAAGATTTGGCTGGCATTCATAAATCAGCGCTAGCAATCTCTGAGTTAATTGAACGAGAGGCAAGTCGCGGCATTGCCTATGAAAAGATTGTTTTGGCTGGCTTCTCACAGGGCTGCGCCATGTCTTTGCAGGTCGGCCTTCGCTTTCCACATCAATTGGCTGGCATCATGGCACTGTCAGGCTACCTACCGCTTGCAAATTCACTGGCACTCGAGAGAAGTGAAGCCAATAGCAAGACCCCGATATTGATGGCACATGGTGTTTGGGATGCTGTAATCACTCCAGAGCGCGCAGAAGCTTCGGCCGAAACCTTGGAAAAATTAGGTTATCAGGTAGATTGGAATACCTATCCAATGGAACACTCTCTTCATCCAGATGAGCTAGTAGATATTTCCAGGTTTTTAACTATGGTACTGAGCAAGCCATAA
- a CDS encoding chaperone modulator CbpM, translating into MTQTQITWIEGSVVEEEVHMSIVEISQATRAPEELIMSWVSEGVLSPAGSSPEDWRFSGESLKRAKTAAHLTHDLELNTPGVALALDLLEEISRLRNQLLRQNLG; encoded by the coding sequence ATGACACAAACACAAATCACCTGGATTGAAGGTAGCGTTGTTGAAGAAGAGGTGCACATGAGCATCGTGGAAATTTCACAAGCTACACGCGCACCAGAAGAGCTGATCATGTCTTGGGTATCGGAGGGCGTTCTCAGTCCCGCTGGATCAAGTCCGGAAGACTGGCGCTTTAGTGGAGAGTCTCTTAAGCGCGCGAAGACTGCTGCTCATTTGACTCATGATCTTGAACTCAATACCCCTGGTGTTGCTTTAGCACTCGATCTTTTGGAAGAAATTAGTCGCCTGCGAAACCAACTACTTCGCCAGAATCTAGGATGA
- a CDS encoding DnaJ C-terminal domain-containing protein, with protein MKFRDYYETLGVARSATEAEIKAAYRKLARKYHPDVNKEAGAEEQFKAVGEAYSVLKDTEKRAAYDRMGANWKNGQDFTPPPNWNEGFEYSDGNFGGGTSGFGGGYEGDQSEFFESLFGRGRHTQGGRGGNPRQGMNFKGQDHHAKILIDLADAYNGAKRTIALHMPTQDASGHVSTQERKLDVSIPKGIKAGQNLRLAGQGGPGMGTGGAGDLYLEIDFHPNPIYRVDGKDVYLDLPLAPWEAALGTTVNIPTPTGSTLELKIPAGTATGRKMRLKEKGIPSKEAGDLYVVPNIVLPNAETDAQKEAYQTLEKAFDFNPRTHLKG; from the coding sequence ATGAAATTCAGGGACTACTATGAAACACTCGGAGTAGCACGCAGTGCTACCGAGGCAGAGATCAAGGCGGCTTACCGCAAGCTAGCCCGCAAATATCATCCAGACGTCAATAAAGAAGCTGGCGCAGAAGAACAATTTAAAGCTGTCGGTGAAGCCTACTCGGTACTGAAAGATACTGAGAAGCGTGCTGCATACGATCGCATGGGCGCCAATTGGAAAAATGGTCAAGATTTCACCCCACCACCAAACTGGAATGAGGGATTTGAATATTCCGACGGTAACTTTGGAGGCGGTACTAGTGGATTTGGTGGTGGCTATGAAGGTGATCAGAGTGAATTCTTTGAATCTCTTTTTGGCAGGGGTCGCCACACTCAAGGCGGTCGAGGCGGGAACCCCCGTCAAGGCATGAACTTTAAAGGCCAAGATCATCACGCAAAAATATTGATTGACCTTGCTGATGCCTATAACGGCGCAAAACGCACCATTGCTCTGCATATGCCTACGCAAGATGCCAGTGGTCATGTCAGTACCCAAGAACGCAAACTTGATGTCAGCATTCCTAAAGGCATCAAAGCTGGGCAAAACTTACGCTTAGCTGGGCAAGGCGGTCCAGGCATGGGTACGGGCGGTGCCGGCGATCTCTACCTTGAGATTGATTTCCATCCAAACCCCATTTATCGCGTGGATGGCAAAGATGTATATCTTGATTTGCCACTGGCACCATGGGAAGCCGCACTCGGAACAACCGTGAATATCCCCACTCCCACAGGCTCCACTTTGGAGCTAAAGATTCCCGCAGGTACAGCTACTGGCCGCAAGATGCGACTCAAAGAAAAAGGCATCCCAAGCAAAGAGGCTGGTGATTTATATGTAGTACCTAATATTGTTCTGCCGAATGCTGAAACGGATGCGCAAAAAGAAGCCTATCAAACACTAGAGAAAGCTTTTGATTTCAACCCCAGAACCCACCTGAAGGGATGA
- a CDS encoding UxaA family hydrolase codes for MIETTEKKLAGPIIRLHPNDNIVVARVDIGIGEAVPSESFTSRSQVPAGYKIAAKKILKGEPILKYNVTVGFANTDIEPGMMVHSHNTEFREFDRDYAYASEYKPTKLLPESERATFQGYVRANGKVGTRNFIGILSTVNCSATVVNKIAEWFTPERLKDFPNIDGVVAFSHGIGCGMEMTGEPMQLLRRTMAGYAQHPNLAAALIIGLGCERNQLKGLMEQESLQENSTLHTFIMQETGGTRKTIEAGIEAVKALLPEANKAKRQTVSASHLCVGLQCGGSDGFSSITANPALGAAIDILSRHGGTGILSETPEIYGVEHTLTRRAASKEIGEKLIQRIRWWKDEYSVGRDVQINGQVSPGNQIGGLANIFEKSLGSSMKGGTGPLMEVYRYAEPVTAKGFVFMDTPGFDPVSATGQIAGGANLIAFTTGRGSMFGSKPAPCIKLATNTPMYERLTEDMDINCGEILDGTVSVQEMGQRIFELFLKTASGEASKSELLGLGDYEFVPWQVGVMS; via the coding sequence ATGATTGAAACAACTGAAAAAAAATTAGCCGGACCAATCATTCGCCTCCACCCCAATGACAATATTGTTGTTGCTCGCGTAGATATTGGTATTGGTGAAGCTGTACCGAGCGAGAGCTTCACAAGCCGAAGCCAGGTTCCTGCAGGGTATAAAATTGCTGCGAAGAAAATTCTTAAGGGCGAGCCGATTCTGAAATACAACGTGACGGTAGGCTTCGCCAATACCGATATTGAACCTGGCATGATGGTTCATAGTCACAACACAGAGTTTCGTGAATTTGATCGCGACTACGCTTACGCCAGCGAGTACAAACCCACCAAACTTCTCCCGGAATCTGAGCGCGCTACCTTTCAGGGTTACGTGCGCGCCAATGGGAAAGTGGGTACACGCAATTTCATTGGCATTCTATCTACCGTCAATTGCTCTGCAACTGTGGTCAACAAAATTGCAGAATGGTTTACTCCAGAGCGATTAAAAGACTTTCCCAATATTGATGGCGTTGTCGCCTTTAGTCATGGCATTGGTTGCGGCATGGAGATGACTGGTGAACCAATGCAACTACTTCGCCGAACTATGGCAGGATATGCCCAACATCCTAACTTGGCTGCCGCCCTAATCATCGGATTAGGCTGCGAGCGCAATCAACTCAAAGGATTAATGGAGCAAGAGTCTCTCCAAGAAAACTCTACTTTGCATACTTTCATCATGCAAGAGACTGGTGGCACACGCAAAACAATTGAAGCTGGCATTGAAGCCGTTAAAGCACTCTTACCAGAGGCCAATAAAGCAAAACGTCAGACTGTTTCTGCAAGCCACCTATGCGTTGGGCTGCAATGCGGTGGATCAGATGGATTCTCCTCTATCACCGCAAACCCAGCCTTAGGTGCTGCAATTGATATTTTGTCGCGCCATGGTGGCACGGGCATTCTCTCCGAAACACCCGAGATTTACGGTGTTGAACATACGCTAACTCGCCGAGCTGCGAGCAAGGAAATTGGCGAGAAATTAATCCAACGTATTCGCTGGTGGAAAGATGAATACTCCGTGGGTCGCGATGTCCAAATCAATGGACAAGTCAGCCCCGGAAATCAAATTGGCGGTCTAGCCAATATTTTTGAAAAATCACTTGGCTCCTCTATGAAGGGCGGCACAGGCCCCCTAATGGAAGTCTATCGATACGCAGAACCCGTAACAGCGAAGGGCTTTGTATTTATGGATACCCCCGGATTTGACCCTGTTTCGGCAACCGGGCAGATTGCTGGTGGTGCGAACCTGATTGCATTCACCACAGGACGTGGATCCATGTTTGGATCAAAGCCAGCGCCCTGCATCAAACTCGCCACCAATACCCCGATGTATGAGCGACTGACTGAAGATATGGATATCAATTGCGGTGAGATCTTGGATGGCACGGTTTCAGTCCAAGAAATGGGGCAGCGCATTTTTGAACTCTTTCTAAAAACAGCTTCTGGTGAGGCTTCAAAAAGCGAACTTTTGGGTCTTGGAGATTATGAATTCGTACCTTGGCAAGTTGGGGTAATGAGCTAA
- a CDS encoding 3-hydroxyacyl-CoA dehydrogenase NAD-binding domain-containing protein translates to MSQFVAVIGTGTMAAGIAAGFISHSIPVAILGRSKEKSGDCLKKAIQLAIKIGLHGENAALDAATIEATQVTTTMEAWESWGDCSWVIETVAENLELKKQIFAYLDDKVPAHIPIGSNSSGFPITKISADLKTANRMMGAHYFMPAEVVPLVEIVMGEKTESVFAEQICALYKAIDKKPVLVKKDIPGFLANRIQHALMREALSLVQEGIASPEDIDDAVRYSFGFRYAAVGPMTQKEISGWDGMANAAKEIYPSLSNITTLPPKVVQLMQDGKTGMKAGEGFRKWTPEEIQKTSNSYSKRLKAAFDVLNMD, encoded by the coding sequence ATGAGTCAATTTGTAGCCGTAATCGGCACTGGTACTATGGCCGCAGGAATTGCAGCAGGATTTATCTCTCACAGCATTCCCGTTGCAATACTGGGAAGAAGCAAAGAGAAATCCGGTGACTGTCTTAAAAAGGCTATTCAACTAGCAATCAAGATTGGCTTGCATGGTGAGAATGCTGCGCTGGATGCGGCCACCATCGAAGCAACTCAAGTGACCACCACCATGGAAGCCTGGGAATCATGGGGTGATTGCTCCTGGGTAATTGAGACGGTTGCTGAAAATCTGGAGTTAAAGAAACAAATTTTTGCTTACCTTGATGACAAGGTGCCAGCTCACATACCAATCGGCAGTAATAGCTCAGGCTTTCCGATTACCAAAATCTCTGCTGATCTAAAAACTGCTAACCGAATGATGGGTGCTCACTACTTTATGCCGGCAGAAGTAGTCCCGCTGGTAGAGATTGTGATGGGAGAAAAAACAGAGTCAGTCTTTGCAGAGCAGATATGCGCGTTGTATAAAGCGATCGATAAAAAACCAGTGCTCGTTAAAAAAGATATTCCTGGATTTTTAGCCAATCGAATTCAGCATGCATTGATGAGAGAGGCGCTCTCCCTTGTGCAAGAGGGAATTGCAAGCCCTGAAGATATTGATGATGCCGTGCGCTACAGCTTTGGTTTTCGTTATGCAGCCGTTGGTCCGATGACCCAAAAAGAGATATCTGGCTGGGATGGAATGGCTAATGCAGCAAAAGAAATCTACCCATCTCTTTCAAACATCACTACCCTACCGCCAAAAGTGGTGCAACTGATGCAAGATGGAAAGACCGGTATGAAGGCTGGTGAGGGCTTCAGAAAATGGACGCCGGAAGAAATTCAGAAAACCTCGAATTCATATTCAAAAAGGTTGAAAGCAGCCTTTGATGTATTGAATATGGACTAA
- a CDS encoding SMP-30/gluconolactonase/LRE family protein: MTMHNPFQPVEKIKAEVFMSMPAKFRKKSRTAWSDPNRQNAEVECFLEGPSFDREGNLWFLDIPFGRVFRITPKGDWDLVTQFDGWPNGLKFHKDGRAFICDYKLGLLALDPKTGKVETILGSMYSENFKGLNDLHFASNGDLYFTDQGQTGIADPSGRVFRLRANGQLDRLAINVPSPNGITLNTQEKHVFVAATRSQQIWRLPLMADGSVSKTGVAIQLTGGVAGPDGIEMDSENGLLVCHLGIGIWRFDSNMLPTHLIYSDNPHHHHLANMCFGGEDGRDLYITESLSGDILKARLPIAGKKMFGLS, encoded by the coding sequence ATGACGATGCATAACCCATTTCAGCCGGTAGAAAAAATTAAGGCAGAAGTTTTTATGTCGATGCCTGCTAAATTCAGAAAAAAATCCCGTACCGCTTGGTCAGACCCTAATCGTCAGAATGCTGAAGTGGAGTGCTTTTTAGAGGGTCCTTCGTTTGATCGTGAGGGTAACTTATGGTTTCTGGATATTCCTTTCGGCCGGGTTTTCAGAATTACACCTAAGGGCGACTGGGATCTGGTGACTCAGTTTGATGGCTGGCCTAATGGCTTGAAGTTCCATAAAGATGGTCGCGCGTTTATCTGTGATTACAAACTAGGCTTATTGGCCCTTGATCCCAAGACCGGCAAGGTTGAAACAATCTTAGGATCCATGTATAGCGAAAACTTCAAGGGCTTGAATGATTTGCACTTTGCTTCCAATGGCGATCTTTACTTTACCGATCAAGGTCAAACTGGCATTGCTGACCCAAGCGGAAGGGTATTTAGATTGCGAGCCAATGGCCAATTAGATCGTTTGGCTATAAACGTCCCAAGTCCCAATGGTATTACCTTGAATACACAAGAGAAGCATGTATTTGTTGCCGCCACAAGATCCCAGCAAATTTGGCGCCTGCCTCTCATGGCAGATGGCTCCGTTTCTAAAACCGGTGTGGCTATTCAGTTGACTGGCGGTGTTGCTGGTCCAGATGGTATTGAGATGGATTCTGAGAATGGATTGCTGGTATGTCATCTAGGTATTGGTATCTGGAGATTTGACAGCAATATGCTCCCAACACATTTGATTTACTCGGATAACCCACATCATCATCACTTAGCAAACATGTGCTTTGGTGGGGAGGATGGTAGAGATTTGTACATTACTGAATCTCTCTCTGGTGACATCTTGAAGGCGCGTTTGCCGATAGCTGGTAAGAAGATGTTTGGTCTCTCCTAA
- a CDS encoding GntR family transcriptional regulator produces MKESLPLYKALANALTQRIYEGDWAVGSYLPSEASLCKSFEASRHTLRHALQTLERDGLVLRRQGAPTQVISRRKVRRFTQSFNSPIDILSYPRNTYRQNIVQDFIELDKPLSEMIGSAVGSSWYHIGGIRKQRDSEEVIAWTDIYILPQFASLTSDPEHSQVMVFEQIEKKYGTRIDRAEVDVYSIGLPAHIAKRLELKVGDPCLVIVRRYFDNQDKLFEVTFTYHRHNKYTYKMEFKSDIGN; encoded by the coding sequence TTGAAAGAGTCTCTACCGCTCTATAAGGCCTTAGCAAATGCGCTGACTCAGCGGATTTATGAGGGCGATTGGGCGGTAGGTTCTTATTTGCCATCGGAAGCGAGTCTCTGCAAAAGCTTCGAGGCAAGTCGCCATACATTAAGACACGCTCTTCAAACCTTGGAGAGGGATGGTCTGGTGCTGCGTCGTCAAGGAGCGCCAACTCAAGTCATCTCAAGGCGAAAAGTGAGAAGGTTTACTCAAAGCTTTAATTCGCCTATTGATATTTTGAGTTATCCAAGAAACACCTATCGGCAAAATATTGTTCAAGATTTTATTGAGCTGGACAAGCCGCTGAGCGAAATGATTGGTAGCGCAGTAGGCTCCTCTTGGTATCACATCGGAGGAATCCGAAAACAACGGGACTCTGAAGAAGTAATTGCATGGACTGATATCTACATCCTTCCTCAGTTTGCATCCTTAACCTCGGACCCTGAGCATAGTCAAGTCATGGTATTCGAGCAGATCGAGAAAAAATATGGCACTCGAATTGATCGAGCCGAGGTGGACGTTTATTCCATAGGTTTACCTGCGCATATTGCAAAGAGACTTGAGTTGAAGGTGGGTGATCCATGTCTAGTGATTGTGCGTAGATACTTTGATAATCAGGATAAACTTTTTGAAGTCACTTTCACCTACCACCGGCACAATAAGTACACTTATAAGATGGAGTTTAAGAGTGATATCGGAAATTAA
- a CDS encoding Ldh family oxidoreductase, translating to MKYLSITKAEVFIAEALHANQVPLVDAQVVAQLMVKSDLVGADGHGIFRLPAYIKRIRAGGINLAPNIHIEREQGATALINGDNALGHLVMNKAVDIAIEKVKQHSVCWVGSHYGNHSGAASVYVRKLAEQGYIGIYMAVGNANHMAPWGGIDLLLSTNPIAIAVPSGDKPIVLLDIATTVAAYGKVKLAAQKGESIPDTWMIDRYGQPITDPQKSSEGSLLPIGGYKGYGLAVMIGLLAGALNNAAVGKGTIDFNAHHDLITNTGQTIIAVDPSAFGDKDLFTARVIALVEDLKASSKLPGVNQIRVPGDGAAKVMSERLQNGIPISTELQESLNNCAKECGIAALDL from the coding sequence ATGAAATACTTATCTATCACTAAAGCCGAAGTATTTATTGCTGAAGCATTGCATGCTAATCAAGTGCCCTTGGTGGATGCTCAAGTTGTTGCGCAGCTGATGGTGAAGTCAGATCTCGTTGGCGCTGATGGCCATGGAATTTTTAGATTGCCTGCCTACATCAAGAGAATTCGTGCAGGTGGCATCAACCTTGCCCCTAACATTCATATCGAACGTGAGCAGGGTGCAACCGCTTTAATTAATGGTGATAACGCCTTGGGTCATCTCGTAATGAATAAGGCGGTCGATATTGCAATAGAAAAGGTGAAACAACACAGTGTTTGTTGGGTAGGTAGTCACTATGGAAATCACTCTGGAGCAGCATCTGTATATGTGAGAAAGTTGGCAGAGCAAGGCTACATTGGTATTTACATGGCCGTTGGTAATGCTAATCATATGGCGCCATGGGGCGGTATTGATTTGTTGTTGTCAACCAATCCCATTGCGATTGCTGTGCCATCAGGTGACAAGCCAATTGTTCTACTGGATATTGCCACTACGGTAGCTGCATACGGCAAGGTAAAACTTGCCGCTCAAAAGGGTGAGTCTATTCCGGATACTTGGATGATTGATAGGTATGGTCAGCCAATTACAGATCCCCAAAAATCTAGCGAAGGTTCTTTGCTGCCAATTGGTGGATACAAGGGGTATGGACTTGCTGTAATGATTGGCTTGCTTGCTGGAGCATTAAACAATGCGGCTGTTGGTAAGGGTACGATCGATTTCAATGCCCACCATGACCTCATCACCAATACAGGTCAAACAATTATTGCAGTCGATCCCAGTGCTTTTGGGGATAAGGATTTATTTACTGCCCGAGTGATTGCATTAGTTGAGGATTTGAAAGCTTCCTCTAAGTTACCCGGCGTTAACCAGATTCGAGTTCCTGGGGATGGTGCCGCTAAAGTAATGTCAGAGCGACTTCAGAATGGCATCCCGATATCTACAGAATTACAAGAGTCGTTGAATAACTGTGCCAAGGAGTGTGGAATTGCAGCATTAGATTTATAA
- a CDS encoding Bug family tripartite tricarboxylate transporter substrate binding protein, whose translation MIKKSIKKIVLGSLVLPLVLGTAFAAYPDKPIKMLVGYAPGSSTDIVGRMVANELSIALKQSVIVENRGGAAGSLAADAVAKSAPDGYTVLFAQNGLAINVAANPRLPFNGQKDLLPVVGVAATPHILIVNNNSKAKNVAELIAMLRADPGKMSFGSSGIGNSDHMAGELFLATTGTQAIHIPYKGGSPAATDLVGGQIDFYFAGMPVGLPLYKGDKVNALAVTSKNRFSGVPDLVTMQEAGVKGYEMALWQGMFVPAGTPPAIISTLSTTILKILETPEMKERFVKAGVQIAPMNTQQFSDLYTSDIARWKVVIEKAKIKLD comes from the coding sequence ATGATTAAAAAATCAATTAAAAAAATAGTTTTAGGTTCTTTAGTATTGCCCTTAGTGTTAGGAACAGCATTTGCTGCCTACCCAGATAAGCCAATTAAGATGTTGGTTGGGTATGCACCAGGAAGCTCAACGGATATCGTTGGAAGAATGGTGGCAAATGAGCTGAGTATTGCCTTAAAGCAGTCAGTCATCGTTGAAAATAGAGGCGGTGCTGCAGGAAGCTTGGCAGCTGATGCGGTGGCGAAAAGCGCTCCTGACGGTTACACCGTTCTGTTTGCGCAAAATGGTTTAGCAATTAATGTGGCTGCAAATCCAAGATTACCGTTTAACGGCCAAAAAGATTTACTGCCTGTGGTTGGCGTAGCCGCTACTCCGCACATCTTGATTGTGAATAACAATTCAAAGGCTAAAAATGTAGCCGAATTGATTGCCATGCTCCGGGCTGATCCGGGAAAAATGAGCTTTGGCTCTTCTGGAATTGGGAACTCTGATCATATGGCTGGAGAGTTATTCTTGGCAACTACCGGCACCCAAGCAATTCATATTCCATATAAAGGTGGATCACCAGCTGCAACTGACTTGGTGGGAGGTCAAATCGATTTTTACTTTGCCGGCATGCCAGTTGGACTCCCTTTATATAAAGGCGATAAAGTAAATGCATTAGCCGTTACTAGTAAAAATCGTTTTAGCGGAGTTCCTGATTTGGTGACAATGCAAGAGGCTGGTGTAAAGGGTTATGAAATGGCATTGTGGCAAGGGATGTTTGTACCTGCAGGAACACCTCCTGCAATTATCAGCACACTTAGTACGACTATTCTGAAAATTCTAGAAACTCCAGAAATGAAAGAGCGTTTTGTAAAAGCAGGCGTACAAATTGCACCTATGAATACTCAGCAATTTTCAGACTTGTATACCTCTGATATTGCTAGATGGAAAGTAGTGATTGAAAAGGCAAAAATTAAGCTGGATTAA
- a CDS encoding pirin family protein, with translation MLTLRKSQDRGYADHGWLKSFHSFSFGAYYDPQFMGWGNLRVINEDRVAAGMGFGKHSHRNMEIISYVLSGELAHEDSMGNMKGIPPGDIQRMSAGSGVTHSEFNHAKDQSTHFLQIWIEPNVTEIPPSYEQKSISPADQQGKLCLIASPDGGSNAVKIHADAKMYSGLFNDAQSQQFDLDPKRKAYVHLVRGSLDINGIKLSGGDALFIEGETKLIISNGKDAEVLVFDLYQ, from the coding sequence ATGCTCACCCTTCGAAAATCTCAAGACCGTGGCTACGCTGACCATGGATGGCTGAAAAGCTTTCATTCCTTCTCTTTTGGAGCTTATTACGACCCCCAATTTATGGGCTGGGGCAATTTAAGGGTGATCAATGAGGATCGAGTTGCTGCAGGCATGGGTTTTGGCAAACACAGCCATCGCAATATGGAAATCATCAGCTATGTTTTATCTGGTGAATTGGCTCATGAAGACAGCATGGGGAACATGAAAGGTATTCCACCGGGCGATATTCAACGCATGAGTGCCGGTTCTGGCGTCACCCATAGTGAATTCAACCACGCCAAGGATCAGAGCACCCATTTTCTGCAGATTTGGATTGAGCCCAATGTCACAGAGATCCCTCCGAGCTACGAGCAAAAATCTATTTCCCCAGCAGATCAGCAGGGAAAACTTTGCCTCATTGCCTCCCCGGATGGCGGAAGCAATGCCGTCAAAATTCATGCAGATGCCAAAATGTACTCAGGATTATTTAATGATGCGCAGTCGCAGCAATTCGATCTTGATCCAAAACGTAAAGCCTATGTCCACCTTGTAAGAGGATCACTAGATATCAACGGTATAAAACTATCTGGTGGAGATGCTTTATTCATTGAAGGCGAAACTAAGTTAATTATTAGCAACGGCAAGGATGCTGAAGTCTTAGTCTTTGATCTTTATCAATAA
- a CDS encoding TAXI family TRAP transporter solute-binding subunit, giving the protein MGSIKQDIAETYLGLYETAQEKWGDFTQFLREAWPLLLILLIALMGVWLYADPPPPRHVVMATGQPGGAYHALGKKYAAFFEKKGITLELLETKGAQENIEFLADRKNPVQAAFVQAGVFNPHGIKGVQSLGTISYDPIWLFYRGVAVKGDNFQEIKARAQHFLNSRMSVGEKGSGTYAQAMQILKANGFDVGSHFLYLSGAKSVEALQNKEIDAAFIVDAFESPNVQTLLADPSLNVSAFDRAEAYTRLLPYMQILNVPAGGFSLIRNFPPRDIKLMASTTNLLIDDRMHPAIQFLFLEAAREINGKSSFFSEHGEFPSFKHPGMPESPVALHYEKNGSPLLMTYLPFWLAEMANRLIFVLLPFCALAYPVLLTLPGYRNKRMRRKINQLYGVLKTYEQELTTNFEPEKKDEYLKKLDFLEYQAIQLKVSKSMSSDYFALRTSIDYVRSCLNRGFHPFQLQEDSSGV; this is encoded by the coding sequence ATGGGAAGTATCAAACAAGACATTGCGGAAACCTACCTAGGTCTCTATGAGACCGCTCAAGAAAAGTGGGGGGACTTTACTCAGTTTTTGAGGGAGGCTTGGCCCTTATTGCTAATTTTGTTGATTGCGTTGATGGGGGTCTGGTTGTATGCAGATCCGCCACCACCGAGGCATGTTGTCATGGCGACAGGTCAGCCGGGTGGCGCCTACCATGCTTTAGGTAAAAAATACGCGGCTTTTTTTGAGAAAAAAGGAATCACACTCGAACTCCTCGAGACTAAGGGAGCCCAAGAAAATATCGAGTTTTTAGCTGATCGTAAAAATCCTGTTCAAGCTGCTTTTGTGCAGGCGGGGGTATTTAATCCGCATGGCATTAAAGGTGTGCAATCACTGGGCACAATTTCTTATGATCCGATTTGGTTGTTTTATCGGGGAGTGGCCGTAAAGGGCGATAATTTTCAGGAAATTAAAGCACGTGCTCAGCACTTTCTGAACTCCAGAATGTCTGTTGGCGAAAAAGGTAGTGGGACTTATGCGCAAGCAATGCAAATCCTTAAGGCCAATGGGTTTGATGTGGGATCTCATTTTCTTTATCTCTCCGGAGCAAAATCTGTTGAAGCTTTGCAAAATAAAGAGATTGATGCCGCATTCATTGTGGATGCATTTGAATCACCTAATGTGCAGACTTTATTAGCGGACCCAAGTTTGAATGTGTCAGCATTTGATCGTGCAGAGGCTTACACCCGCTTACTTCCGTATATGCAAATTCTGAATGTTCCGGCAGGTGGATTTAGTTTGATCCGTAACTTTCCGCCTAGGGATATTAAGTTGATGGCCTCGACTACGAATCTGCTGATTGATGACAGAATGCATCCGGCGATTCAGTTTTTATTTTTAGAGGCTGCCCGTGAGATTAACGGAAAGTCCAGTTTCTTTTCTGAGCATGGTGAATTCCCATCCTTTAAGCATCCAGGTATGCCGGAAAGTCCAGTAGCTTTGCATTATGAAAAAAATGGCTCTCCTTTGTTGATGACCTACCTACCATTCTGGTTGGCTGAGATGGCCAATCGCTTGATCTTTGTACTGCTGCCATTCTGCGCCTTGGCTTACCCGGTTTTACTGACTTTGCCTGGCTATCGTAATAAACGTATGCGCCGGAAGATCAACCAGCTCTATGGTGTTCTCAAAACATATGAGCAAGAGTTAACGACCAACTTCGAGCCAGAGAAAAAAGATGAGTACCTTAAGAAGCTCGATTTTCTGGAATATCAAGCTATTCAGCTAAAGGTTTCGAAAAGCATGTCTAGTGATTACTTCGCTTTGCGGACTAGTATTGATTACGTCCGGAGTTGTTTAAATCGAGGCTTTCATCCCTTCCAGCTTCAAGAGGATTCTAGTGGCGTATAG